The sequence AAGTTTGTGGAGGTAAAAGGCAGGGAAGTCTTGAGTGCTCCAACTTTAGCTCGTGGCAATGGAGGTTCTTTGAGGGTTGAGGTAATGTCACCTCTGTGCTGTACACTGGTCAAACGGCTGCGCTCTAGATCCACAAACCAAAATGTTTTGTACTACAGGTAAAAAAGACCATCAGAAATCGAGAGGTAATCACTTAAAATGTGAGGTGTTATGTTTTTGCCCTGAAAGTCTGTGAATGTCTAGATGAGTCCCAGGACTAGTTTTAGTGGTGTGAGCTTGTGACTGTGAAACACTGAATTCAGCATGTTTCTGAGATTAAGAGAAACACCACAGTGGTAAAACANNNNNNNNNNNNNNNNNNNNNNNNNNNNNNNNNNNNNNNNNNNNNNNNNNNNNNNNNNNNNNNNNNNNNNNNNNNNNNNNNNNNNNNNNNNNNNNNNNNNNNNNNNNNNNNNNNNNNNNNNNNNNNNNNNNNNNNNNNNNNNNNNNNNNNNNNNNNNNNNNNNNNNNNNNNNNNNNNNNNNNNNNNNNNNNNNNNNNNNNNNNNNNNNNNNNNNNNNNNNNNNNNNNNNNNNNNNNNNNNNNNNNNNNNNNNNNNNNNNNNNNNNNNNNNNNNNNNNNNNNNNNNNNNNNNNNNNNNNNNNNNNNNNNNNNNNNNNNNNNNNNNNNNNNNNNNNNNNNNNNNNNNNNNNNNNNNNNNNNNNNNNNNNNNNNNNNNNNNNNNNNNNNNNNNNNNNNNNNNNNNNNNNNNNNNNNNNNNNNNNNNNNNNNNNNNNNNNNNNNNNNNNNNNNNNNNNNNNNNNNNNNNNNNNNNNNNNNNNNNNNNNNNNNNNNNNNNNNNNNttaacatgaatattaatagttgtaaaatatgtaattaattgaAAATTTGTTATGAATAGGGGTttcattaaaatgtgattatttattttcctCTCCCAATAAGAGTTGGCAGAAAATCCATTCTGATTTATAGGCTGCTATCGGCATCTCTTGTGAGACAGAGACAGACTCATCTGGTAACAAAGATTTGTTTAAAATTGACCAGACTGCTACAATGAGCACATATGAGGAAGAACTAGTCTAAAACTGTTTTATTAGATTTGCCAATGCTTGCAAAGTTTATGGCATTGAAAGAAATGATAGTGTCATTGAAGTAAAATGTGTGTTTAGGCGATTATTGAAAGAGCTACCACTTTTTTCCATGGCATACCgcagtaattaaaataataataataataatacaataataataatgaagaggGCATAATTTCTGTACTTTGCCTAGGGCCCCAAATCACTAAATCTGCCCCTGATAGGTATGTgtgatattttacacttttaatcactaaaatatttaaattcacaaGCAGTATTAATAATTTAGATTATTTGTACGTACTGTATATTAAACTAGTCATTGCCACaattcatattaaataatgtcaTGATTCCCATGTAGTAGAGTCAAGCAATTGCCAcagatttggaataacatgagggtttgtaaatgatgacagaattttattttggggtagcaaacaattcctttaattcaGAGAGAAACGGCACAGGGATCAGGAACAAAAAAGCCATTTCACAGACTTCTCCAGCATTCATAGTTAAATAAGAACAATTTAGAGGAGCAaaacattgagagagagagagagagagagagagagagagagagagagagagagagagagatgtggagGAAATCTCTTCTAGTTTTGTGATAGACAGAAATTCCATCTGAAAGGTAAAATAGATGGAGAAATTACTGTTATGAAAATTACACAATGTTAATAAccaagtttattaaacaaaacatgtCCCATTTTAAGAAACATTCAAATTGTCAGAGATAAATTTATGGGAATAATTAACAGAAATTATGTCAAATGTTAAAAAATTGAATATCTATAATGTTTTATCATAATGATGAGCTGTTAATACTAACATGTCTCTCTCTGTGGCAATTTCTGTTAAAGGAAGAAAAATTATTGTAGTTTTAGTTTATTCATATTTGTTTTACACTTATACAGCTACAATATCTTTATGATACATATTTATTCAGAGTTTTACCTGCAGTCACAGTGAGTTGAACAGGAACATGTTTATCTCCTACAAAGCACCAGTACCAGCCAGAATCACTCTCTGTCAGTCCAGTCATCACCACACTGAAGGATTTACTCCCATCATCACTGATCTGAACTGATGCATTCTGGGATGTGTCAGTCTTCCCCAGTGTGTAACATCTCTTGTCTTTATATCTGCACCACTGTTTGAGTTTATTCTTATATCCAGAACTGTAGAAACACTGGACACTGATATTACCACCTTCCTGTCCAGTTACACTGCTGTTCACCACAGAGAGATCAGGAACTGAACACACAGACAGGTGTAACTCAAAATGAATGAGACAATTAACATCAAAATGACATTACACAAAGTAAAAgtgacattacatttaaaattacaattatattcaaaatgtatttcaaagagtcagaaaataaataaaactaaatcataCCAGATGTGATATCAAGACCATAAGAAAGGAAAAAATGTGCTGGTTGTCCATCAATCTCTACAGCACAAAAATAAGTTCCATATTGTGTCTTCAGGTCTCTCATAGTCACAGTAAAGAGACTCTGATCAGGAAAATCAATTACTGACAGATTTCTCAttgttgtgtttgtgaatgtaCTCAATTGATCAATATCTGAGTACCAGAATTTCCTCTGCTGTGTGTATTTCCTGTCATAATGACACGGGACAGTGACAGATCCTTCAGTCTTAAGAGATAATGAATGGTCTGCTGTGCCAGTATAGCCCCATCCTGCACCTGAACAAACAATACACAAACCATTATTATGATGAGGACCAACAAAATAAATCACCATTTTTGCTGTTATTGTGGTTGTTGCATTacacattaaacacattaaaaaaacatttacacttGAATGTGCTCCTGCAATATTAAACTAAACAGTATCAGAATTAATAAtaacacaatatatttaaatctcACCaaaaaattggcaaaaacaaattaGGGTGTAGAAAATAGCCGACTTTCCGCATGTGACCATTTTGTTGGTTTCTCTTCCTGCATTTGTGCTTTTAAGCTGAAATAACCAGTTGACTATcccccttttttttctctctctctctcatgtaacATTCTTCATGCACAGCTGTTATGAGTGAGGCAgcaaggagagaggatctaaatgcagtttgactttattaacttaaacaaatgaataaacacaaaggaaaaacccacaagggggaaataaacataaagctaacaacattcaacgaacgacaaggagtgaacaaaaagcagggcttaaataaccagggagtgatgactgaattagacacaggtgagaacaatgaacaaaatggcagtggtgatggcaggtggattctgggaaatgtagtacatttaacaatgacaagtgaaacccagggcagacaacaagggaatcgtgacatagccccccctctcagagaaaaaaaataaatgaaaaaaataaaaaatcgtccaaggagtgagggggagcaaacagacagaccagaggagcacagggagcagacaggcagtccaaggaggcacagggagcagacaggaagtccaagggggcacaaagggcaaggacaggttcaggtggtctgggagctggccaccgggcaaggataggttcaggaggcctgggagctggccacagggcaaggacaggtttggggaacctgggaggaggccactggacagggactgggtcagggggcctgggaagaggccactggacgggaacagggtcaggaggcctgggagctggccacagggcaaggacaggttcaggaggcctggaaggaggccaaagggcaaggacaggttcaggaggccgaaccgtgggaggtggagccgttgcaggTGGAGGCGTGGAAGTAGGAGCTCTAGAGGcgcgtaggaggctctagaggcggtgacctggatGGTTCTGGAAGCGGAGctgatggaggtggcaccgtaggaggctctagaggcggagccgatggaggtggcgccgtaggaggctctagaggcggtggtctggaaggttctggaggtggagccgagggaggtgacgccataggacgctccagaagcggagccctgggaggctcgagaggctcgagaggcggagccgtaggaggctcagggggcgtggccgcaggaggctctggggggcGTGGcctcaggaggctcagggggcgtggccgcaggaggctctgggggcgtggccgcaggaggctctgggggcagagccgcaggaggctcaggagtctctgggagaggagccatagaaagctcgggaggcggagctctggaaagctcgggaggcagagttctggaaagctcgggaggctcggaaggcggagctctagaaagctcgggaggcggagctctggaaagctcgggaggcggagctctggaaagctcggggggtactggctcttggacggtcatggccactggcgctggctcttggacggtcgaggctacaggcgctggctcactgacatcggaggctacaggcgctggctcactgacatcggaggctacaggcgctggcttactgacatcgggggctacaggcgctggctcactgacatcgggggctacaggcgttggctggttggccgtggttagcggaggctggagagcagaggcctttcttctcctcctcctccgggcggatgaagttagcagcgctggttcgttgaccacggcaggcgtgggggttggctcactcaccgtggctggcgaggaaagcccagaggcgggagctgggatctggagaggtggttccccggcagcgaactcctccaagatgagtcccacgtactcccgccaggtgcagtctccggtctccgggagttcccaccaccggtgtttgggaacacccaaccggtacgccaccttcagagtgtggtcatcccagtcggtgcaactggccacgttggtgaaaaagtaggagaactcccggacagacaaatccgcctgtgtcagctccatgaggaaccctgctagatccattgtaggtcgttcgttctgttatgagtgAGGCAgcaaggagagaggatctaaatgcagtttgactttgttaacttaaacaaatgaataaacacaaaggaaaaacccacaagggggaaataaacataaagctaacaacattcaacgaacaacaaggagtgaacaaaaagcagggcttaaataaccagggagtgatgactgaattagacacaggtgagaacaatgaacaaaatggcagtggtgatggcaggtggattctaggaagtgtagtacatttaacaatgacaagtgaaacccagggtagacaacaagggaatcgtgacaacagCAGAGAAATCACTCTAAGACGTCTTGCGCCACCTGGTTAAAAGCATCAGTATTTTATGagtaaattattgttataaaaaCTTCACAGTCAAGAAGCAGATATTAGCACTGAACAAAACTCAAGTGAAAGTAAAAGAGTAGCTagtttaaaagtactcatgaatattgagtaccgagttgcaaaacctatgccccattataatgaacactgtatgccaacttttaaaatacatcacttatctatgatacacactacatgaatctgattccaaacaATAAAAGGTAGACATGAAAACAGAaatcaaaagattaaaatgttattctcaatacactgatcaccattttaaatcctaatgtatgaaacaattacattaaaatcagtttatgtgtagggtctacagAGCGTTATTGTTATGCATAAAATATGTTATAACAACGCAAGGAATGCAAaatatgctaaataagcaggatcacttggcacgtcaggtcctgcacaatagaggaggtagagcaggcatgggaaatattgtttggtacaggggctacatcacgcttaaaaaggaataattcacccaaaaatgaaaattctctcataatttactcaccctcatgccatcctggatgtgtgagccttcctttcttctgcagaacacaaattaagatttttagaagaatatctcagctcttttggtccatacaatgaaagtgaaccagTGCAAAAatattgaaactccaaaaatcacattaatcaGAATTAAAGTAGTCTAATCcgtgtgcctccagtggtttaatccatgtcttcagaagagatatgatagatgtggtgagaaacagatcaatatttaattccttttttaccattaattctcCTCTTcaagtgtttttggtgattcacattcttcatgcatatcgccacctactgggaagagagaagaatttctagcaatatttaatgacttaaatattgatctgtttctcacccacacctgtcatatcaatttttaagtattaaaaatgtcactattttattctattacattattaCTTCTAAAGTTACTCCAGTTAttaaaagtagtgagtggttttcttgtttgcttgttattgttgtttgattaatagcctttatataaCAAAGCCTACtaaacagtgctcaattcggttacaacttacaagtccaacattttgatgcaaaaacgctttttgtcccactgtttaaattcctttagacataaacgactgtgtttacattaaatcctcatccagacgggcattggcggaattataaagtgcatTTGATAATTTAGGCGCATGCCGCATTattagcactcaaacattagccTCCTGTCAATCAATCAGTGCACAGCGACAGATGATGAAAagttaatcttttatatttcatctagatcaaccaaccagtggtgctcttgctctagtgattgatgtaatgaacgcCCCTGTTCTAGATGAAGAACATAGGTTGAATacagaaacaacacaaaaatcaACTGCAAATATATACCCTGGAAAATTTGCTATGACTTTCTCTCATGATTTTGCATCCCTGATCATTATTAACAAACCAGAATTGTACACATAAAtgccaaattaattgaaaatgtgttttaagttcATTGGAAAGAAAGTTAAATGAAGAATGTATCTGATTTTTatacattattgttgagaacagcTCAATTGTCTGGGTGGGAGATGTTTAACACTTATAGTAATTAGGAAAAAGTAATTGAAAAGACTCACTAAAAGTTTAAATCTGAtttgatctattctttaaaactacattttgttttgttttaggaaTCAAAACTCTCTCCCAACTGAAGTTAATGATTAGTGCAAATTACAATTGCCTATACGCACTAACTGCAACACATGTTAAAATGACACTTtgcagtgtttttgaatctgaggtcAATTCTGTCAGATTTAGTTTAATGTTAACCAAGACATAATTCAATGCATCTGTTCTGATTATATTTGCTTTATGAGAAATCTTCTTTTTCTGTAGCAGACAGAGAACTCGCCcgatttctttaaaaatactgaGTTGTTCTACATTAACAGCCCATTTTCTGATTTCCTGGTCGGCACATTGTCCATGTTTCATTTCATTAGATACAATAACAGCTACAACAGTCCTCATAAACTACTCAAACATGTTCTG comes from Xyrauchen texanus isolate HMW12.3.18 chromosome 9, RBS_HiC_50CHRs, whole genome shotgun sequence and encodes:
- the LOC127649067 gene encoding CMRF35-like molecule 8 isoform X2, with the protein product MVTCGKSAIFYTLICFCQFFGAGWGYTGTADHSLSLKTEGSVTVPCHYDRKYTQQRKFWYSDIDQLSTFTNTTMRNLSVIDFPDQSLFTVTMRDLKTQYGTYFCAVEIDGQPAHFFLSYGLDITSVPDLSVVNSSVTGQEGGNISVQCFYSSGYKNKLKQWCRYKDKRCYTLGKTDTSQNASVQISDDGSKSFSVVMTGLTESDSGWYWCFVGDKHVPVQLTVTAATSTTATLSENAIGTTRNVENNNIPTGIAERENKTLSVWLPTSAAVLLLMALICVFIWRWRKTFNKEESKNQMIVRNSAMTPETGSFNPKDSVVYSTINDDKPDTPSPDPNTEMTYSTITDLPECKEQSPAGGTVYSAIAPH